A genomic window from Cricetulus griseus strain 17A/GY chromosome 4, alternate assembly CriGri-PICRH-1.0, whole genome shotgun sequence includes:
- the Gtpbp8 gene encoding GTP-binding protein 8 isoform X6 has protein sequence MAATGQWRRMGRLFEMAPALRRCPRVYSTSPAFAEVLRLPQKQLTKVLYPLRELAQHLVTDSGSGLIEQGLFDPSLEDIARAESIFEATARNRIEYLSSAVRLDHAPGLQQPEVCFIGRSNVGKSSLIKALFSMAPDVEVRISKKPGHTKKMNFFKVGKYFTLVDMPGYGYRAPEDFVDMVETYLKERKNLKRTFLLVDSVVGITKLDNIAVEMCEEFALPYVFLNSWRWRERDSKNMCVHMHRLYVDTHEGQQRATDSLKLELQEVASHPLRSAGNRTQAL, from the exons ATGGCGGCTACTGGACAGTGGCGTAGGATGGGGAGGCTCTTTGAGATGGCGCCGGCACTGAGGCGTTGTCCCCGGGTTTACAGCACGTCCCCTGCTTTTGCTGAAGTGCTAAGGCTACCTCAGAAACAGCTAACGAAAGTATTGTACCCGCTGCGGGAACTGGCGCAGCACCTCGTCACGGACAGCGGGTCAGGCCTCATCGAGCAGGGACTCTTCGACCCGAGCCTGGAGGACATCGCGAGGGCCGAGAGCATCTTCGAGGCCACAGCCCGGAACCGCATCGAGTACCTCAGCTCCGCGGTCCGCCTAGACCACGCCCCGGGCCTGCAGCAGCCGGAG GTGTGTTTCATAGGCCGAAGCAATGTTGGAAAATCCTCCTTGATAAAGGCCTTGTTTTCAATGGCCCCTGATGTAGAAGTCAGAATCTCAAAAAAACCG GggcacacaaagaaaatgaattttttcaaagttggaaaatattttacattggtggACATGCCAGGGTATGGCTATAGAGCCCCGGAAGACTTTGTTGACATGGTAGAGACCTATCTAAAAGAACGAAAGAA CCTGAAGAGAACATTTTTGCTAGTGGATAGTGTTGTTGGAATTACCAAATTAGACAACATTGCCGTAGAAATGTGTGAAGAGTTTGCATTGCCGTATGTG tttttaaattcatggagatggagggagagagacagcaagaacatgtgtgtacacatgcacaggcTGTATGTGGATACCCAtgaaggccagcagagggcaacagattctctgaagctggagttacaggaggttgcaAGCCATCCATTGAGGAGTGCTGGAAAccgaactcaggccctctga
- the Gtpbp8 gene encoding GTP-binding protein 8 isoform X7, whose translation MAATGQWRRMGRLFEMAPALRRCPRVYSTSPAFAEVLRLPQKQLTKVLYPLRELAQHLVTDSGSGLIEQGLFDPSLEDIARAESIFEATARNRIEYLSSAVRLDHAPGLQQPEVCFIGRSNVGKSSLIKALFSMAPDVEVRISKKPGHTKKMNFFKVGKYFTLVDMPGYGYRAPEDFVDMVETYLKERKNLKRTFLLVDSVVGITKLDNIAVEMCEEFALPYVMVLTKIDKSSKGYLLKQVLQIQKFVNTQTQGCFPQLFPISLAQP comes from the exons ATGGCGGCTACTGGACAGTGGCGTAGGATGGGGAGGCTCTTTGAGATGGCGCCGGCACTGAGGCGTTGTCCCCGGGTTTACAGCACGTCCCCTGCTTTTGCTGAAGTGCTAAGGCTACCTCAGAAACAGCTAACGAAAGTATTGTACCCGCTGCGGGAACTGGCGCAGCACCTCGTCACGGACAGCGGGTCAGGCCTCATCGAGCAGGGACTCTTCGACCCGAGCCTGGAGGACATCGCGAGGGCCGAGAGCATCTTCGAGGCCACAGCCCGGAACCGCATCGAGTACCTCAGCTCCGCGGTCCGCCTAGACCACGCCCCGGGCCTGCAGCAGCCGGAG GTGTGTTTCATAGGCCGAAGCAATGTTGGAAAATCCTCCTTGATAAAGGCCTTGTTTTCAATGGCCCCTGATGTAGAAGTCAGAATCTCAAAAAAACCG GggcacacaaagaaaatgaattttttcaaagttggaaaatattttacattggtggACATGCCAGGGTATGGCTATAGAGCCCCGGAAGACTTTGTTGACATGGTAGAGACCTATCTAAAAGAACGAAAGAA CCTGAAGAGAACATTTTTGCTAGTGGATAGTGTTGTTGGAATTACCAAATTAGACAACATTGCCGTAGAAATGTGTGAAGAGTTTGCATTGCCGTATGTG ATGGTATTAACAAAAATTGACAAATCTTCCAAAGGCTATCTTTTAAAACAAGTGCTTCAGATCCAGAAGTTTgttaacacacaaacacaaggctGTTTTCCTCAGCTGTTTCCTATAAG CCTAGCTCAACCCTAG
- the Gtpbp8 gene encoding GTP-binding protein 8 isoform X5, with translation MAATGQWRRMGRLFEMAPALRRCPRVYSTSPAFAEVLRLPQKQLTKVLYPLRELAQHLVTDSGSGLIEQGLFDPSLEDIARAESIFEATARNRIEYLSSAVRLDHAPGLQQPEVCFIGRSNVGKSSLIKALFSMAPDVEVRISKKPGHTKKMNFFKVGKYFTLVDMPGYGYRAPEDFVDMVETYLKERKNLKRTFLLVDSVVGITKLDNIAVEMCEEFALPYVMVLTKIDKSSKGYLLKQVLQIQKFVNTQTQGCFPQLFPISAVTYSGVHLLKCFIADITGSLK, from the exons ATGGCGGCTACTGGACAGTGGCGTAGGATGGGGAGGCTCTTTGAGATGGCGCCGGCACTGAGGCGTTGTCCCCGGGTTTACAGCACGTCCCCTGCTTTTGCTGAAGTGCTAAGGCTACCTCAGAAACAGCTAACGAAAGTATTGTACCCGCTGCGGGAACTGGCGCAGCACCTCGTCACGGACAGCGGGTCAGGCCTCATCGAGCAGGGACTCTTCGACCCGAGCCTGGAGGACATCGCGAGGGCCGAGAGCATCTTCGAGGCCACAGCCCGGAACCGCATCGAGTACCTCAGCTCCGCGGTCCGCCTAGACCACGCCCCGGGCCTGCAGCAGCCGGAG GTGTGTTTCATAGGCCGAAGCAATGTTGGAAAATCCTCCTTGATAAAGGCCTTGTTTTCAATGGCCCCTGATGTAGAAGTCAGAATCTCAAAAAAACCG GggcacacaaagaaaatgaattttttcaaagttggaaaatattttacattggtggACATGCCAGGGTATGGCTATAGAGCCCCGGAAGACTTTGTTGACATGGTAGAGACCTATCTAAAAGAACGAAAGAA CCTGAAGAGAACATTTTTGCTAGTGGATAGTGTTGTTGGAATTACCAAATTAGACAACATTGCCGTAGAAATGTGTGAAGAGTTTGCATTGCCGTATGTG ATGGTATTAACAAAAATTGACAAATCTTCCAAAGGCTATCTTTTAAAACAAGTGCTTCAGATCCAGAAGTTTgttaacacacaaacacaaggctGTTTTCCTCAGCTGTTTCCTATAAG TGCAGTGACCTATTCTGGAGTCCATCTGTTGAAGTGCTTTATAGCAGATATAACAGGAAGTCTTAAGTAA
- the Gtpbp8 gene encoding GTP-binding protein 8 isoform X8 — protein sequence MAATGQWRRMGRLFEMAPALRRCPRVYSTSPAFAEVLRLPQKQLTKVLYPLRELAQHLVTDSGSGLIEQGLFDPSLEDIARAESIFEATARNRIEYLSSAVRLDHAPGLQQPEVCFIGRSNVGKSSLIKALFSMAPDVEVRISKKPGHTKKMNFFKVGKYFTLVDMPGYGYRAPEDFVDMVETYLKERKNLKRTFLLVDSVVGITKLDNIAVEMCEEFALPYVMVLTKIDKSSKGYLLKQVLQIQKFVNTQTQGCFPQLFPIRRTL from the exons ATGGCGGCTACTGGACAGTGGCGTAGGATGGGGAGGCTCTTTGAGATGGCGCCGGCACTGAGGCGTTGTCCCCGGGTTTACAGCACGTCCCCTGCTTTTGCTGAAGTGCTAAGGCTACCTCAGAAACAGCTAACGAAAGTATTGTACCCGCTGCGGGAACTGGCGCAGCACCTCGTCACGGACAGCGGGTCAGGCCTCATCGAGCAGGGACTCTTCGACCCGAGCCTGGAGGACATCGCGAGGGCCGAGAGCATCTTCGAGGCCACAGCCCGGAACCGCATCGAGTACCTCAGCTCCGCGGTCCGCCTAGACCACGCCCCGGGCCTGCAGCAGCCGGAG GTGTGTTTCATAGGCCGAAGCAATGTTGGAAAATCCTCCTTGATAAAGGCCTTGTTTTCAATGGCCCCTGATGTAGAAGTCAGAATCTCAAAAAAACCG GggcacacaaagaaaatgaattttttcaaagttggaaaatattttacattggtggACATGCCAGGGTATGGCTATAGAGCCCCGGAAGACTTTGTTGACATGGTAGAGACCTATCTAAAAGAACGAAAGAA CCTGAAGAGAACATTTTTGCTAGTGGATAGTGTTGTTGGAATTACCAAATTAGACAACATTGCCGTAGAAATGTGTGAAGAGTTTGCATTGCCGTATGTG ATGGTATTAACAAAAATTGACAAATCTTCCAAAGGCTATCTTTTAAAACAAGTGCTTCAGATCCAGAAGTTTgttaacacacaaacacaaggctGTTTTCCTCAGCTGTTTCCTATAAG